A window of the Streptomyces sp. NBC_00250 genome harbors these coding sequences:
- a CDS encoding FxsB family cyclophane-forming radical SAM/SPASM peptide maturase yields the protein MPSFIDQYVLKVHGACDLACDHCYVYEHADQSWRTKPRTMSPTVAEQVAKRIAEHVERHAVPTVRLTLHGGEPLLLGVERLHELIRTLRTVLDDVVQLGLHIQTNGVTLDKTFLDLFAAWGVQVGVSLDGDRAANDRHRRYANGRSSHPAVLRGLALLRRQEFRPLYGGILCTVDVENDPIAVYEALLEQAPPHLDFLLPQATWAHPPPRPSGAPAPYADWLGRIHARWIADGRPVPIRLFDALTAAAWGGASGSEAVGLRPVALAVVDTDGSWEQADSLKTAYDGAPATGMSVFTHSVDHVAAHPGVAARNQGYADLCATCLACPVVRVCGGGLYAHRFRPGNGFDNPSVYCADLKRLASEIPAARMRGIAVPHDAGPRTSAGADPDPAPPPVHQLPEGAFDGFAAGAGTVHGTQALADMQLSLTRALVAGLDPGDGGTSDLAAAAVLGWRLLVELDGSHPAETAEVLRHPFVRTWARAQALRREAPAGAGHGPPADAGDGARDLAHLAGVAAAVAWRAGVPTRLPLPVRDGLAHLPGLGAVPVEQAGTTAEVSVGGTDRLPHRWIGVRRLTTPWLPVALDDLDPYRAPPADDITGHAPVAHPTVRRTALDRLSPRQWTAWQVALSRAGRELTLLVPDYAAPLRTALRAVVPLQPLPGDRQAHALHRRPPFGAAGLAMPTGTTDVAAALLQEFQRAKLDALMDAYVFFDNGGPAFLSVPWQTAPVPREQALHGLYAQVALAELWRARAVGPPRRERPAGATPGETFGGRDRMRSARAAAAFRRRSAWADAAVDALAAEAAPAPAGARFVAGLRTAIDRLSADQVPATAVPRRRATVRRAGSSE from the coding sequence GTGCCTTCCTTCATCGACCAGTACGTCCTGAAGGTCCACGGCGCCTGCGATCTGGCCTGCGACCACTGCTATGTGTACGAGCACGCGGACCAGAGCTGGCGGACGAAACCCCGGACCATGAGTCCGACCGTCGCGGAACAGGTCGCGAAGCGCATCGCGGAGCACGTGGAGCGGCACGCGGTACCCACGGTGCGCCTCACCCTCCACGGAGGCGAACCGCTCCTCCTCGGCGTCGAGCGCCTGCACGAGCTGATCCGCACGCTCCGCACCGTCCTGGACGACGTCGTCCAGCTCGGCCTCCACATCCAGACCAACGGTGTGACGCTCGACAAGACGTTCCTCGACCTCTTCGCCGCCTGGGGGGTGCAGGTGGGCGTCTCGCTCGACGGCGACCGGGCCGCGAACGACCGGCACCGTCGGTACGCGAACGGCCGCAGCAGCCATCCCGCGGTGCTGCGCGGCCTGGCCCTGCTGCGCCGCCAGGAGTTCCGCCCTCTCTACGGCGGGATCCTCTGCACCGTGGACGTCGAGAACGACCCCATCGCCGTGTACGAAGCCCTGCTGGAACAGGCGCCGCCCCACCTCGACTTCCTCCTGCCGCAAGCCACGTGGGCGCACCCGCCGCCCAGGCCGAGCGGGGCACCCGCGCCGTACGCCGACTGGCTCGGCCGTATCCACGCACGCTGGATCGCCGACGGCCGGCCCGTGCCGATCCGTCTGTTCGACGCCCTCACCGCGGCGGCCTGGGGCGGTGCGAGCGGCAGCGAGGCCGTGGGACTCCGGCCCGTCGCCCTCGCCGTCGTGGACACCGACGGATCGTGGGAGCAGGCGGACTCCCTCAAGACCGCCTACGACGGCGCCCCGGCGACCGGCATGTCCGTCTTCACGCACAGCGTGGACCACGTCGCCGCCCATCCCGGGGTGGCCGCCCGCAACCAGGGGTACGCGGACCTGTGCGCCACCTGCCTCGCCTGCCCCGTGGTCCGCGTCTGCGGGGGCGGCCTCTACGCCCACCGCTTCCGCCCCGGGAACGGCTTCGACAACCCGTCCGTGTACTGCGCCGATCTGAAGCGGCTGGCATCGGAGATCCCGGCGGCGCGGATGCGGGGAATCGCGGTTCCGCACGACGCCGGTCCCCGTACCAGTGCCGGTGCCGACCCGGATCCCGCCCCGCCCCCCGTCCATCAGCTGCCCGAGGGCGCCTTCGACGGGTTCGCCGCCGGCGCGGGGACGGTCCACGGCACGCAAGCCCTCGCGGACATGCAGCTTTCCCTGACCAGGGCCCTCGTCGCGGGTCTTGACCCGGGCGACGGCGGCACATCGGACCTGGCGGCGGCGGCCGTTCTCGGGTGGCGACTCCTCGTAGAGCTGGACGGCAGCCATCCGGCCGAAACCGCCGAGGTCCTCCGTCATCCGTTCGTCCGGACGTGGGCCCGGGCCCAGGCACTGCGCCGCGAGGCCCCGGCAGGCGCGGGCCACGGGCCGCCGGCCGACGCGGGGGACGGAGCGCGCGACCTGGCACACCTCGCCGGCGTCGCGGCGGCCGTCGCCTGGCGCGCCGGCGTCCCGACCCGGCTGCCCCTCCCCGTACGGGACGGACTCGCGCACCTGCCGGGCCTGGGCGCGGTGCCGGTGGAACAGGCGGGGACCACGGCGGAGGTGAGCGTCGGGGGGACGGACCGGCTGCCCCACCGCTGGATCGGCGTCAGACGCCTGACCACACCCTGGCTGCCCGTCGCCCTGGACGACCTCGACCCCTACCGTGCCCCTCCCGCCGACGACATCACCGGGCACGCCCCCGTGGCCCACCCCACGGTCCGTCGCACGGCCCTCGACCGTCTCTCCCCCCGGCAGTGGACGGCCTGGCAGGTCGCACTCAGCCGGGCGGGACGCGAGCTGACCCTGCTCGTACCGGATTACGCCGCGCCGCTACGGACGGCATTACGGGCCGTGGTCCCCCTGCAGCCGCTGCCGGGGGACCGGCAGGCACACGCCCTCCACCGGCGGCCGCCGTTCGGCGCGGCGGGCCTGGCGATGCCCACGGGAACCACCGACGTGGCGGCCGCGCTGCTCCAGGAGTTCCAGCGCGCCAAACTCGACGCGCTGATGGACGCGTACGTCTTCTTCGACAACGGCGGGCCCGCCTTCCTCTCCGTGCCGTGGCAGACCGCCCCCGTACCGCGGGAACAGGCGCTCCACGGCCTGTACGCCCAGGTCGCCCTGGCGGAACTCTGGCGCGCACGTGCCGTCGGGCCGCCACGCCGTGAGCGGCCGGCCGGTGCCACGCCTGGGGAGACGTTCGGTGGACGGGACCGTATGCGATCGGCACGGGCCGCCGCGGCCTTCCGCCGCCGTTCGGCGTGGGCCGACGCCGCCGTCGACGCGCTCGCCGCCGAGGCAGCGCCGGCCCCGGCCGGGGCGCGGTTCGTGGCCGGTCTGCGTACCGCGATCGACCGTCTGTCCGCGGACCAGGTCCCGGCGACGGCGGTTCCCCGCCGTAGGGCCACAGTACGAAGGGCGGGCTCGTCCGAGTGA
- a CDS encoding GNAT family N-acetyltransferase, with product MRNACDRVSQIVLRPVAATDEQRFLELARESAEFHHPWVELPCTPNVFASYVARSDQVNAACMVVARKDRGDLVGMININGIVRGPYQRGVLGYAVFLSHAGQGYMSAGVALAVHYAFEVMGLNRLEADIQPDNKTSLELVRRLGFRREGLSPGFIRIAGVWRDHERWAITSDMPLPSVHGGGGWDGNGGGGAA from the coding sequence GTGCGCAACGCATGTGATCGGGTGTCACAGATCGTGCTACGGCCGGTGGCCGCGACCGACGAGCAGAGATTCCTCGAACTGGCGCGTGAGAGTGCGGAGTTCCATCATCCGTGGGTGGAACTTCCCTGTACGCCGAATGTTTTCGCCTCCTACGTGGCTCGATCCGACCAGGTGAATGCCGCCTGCATGGTGGTTGCCCGTAAAGACCGGGGCGACCTCGTGGGAATGATCAACATAAACGGCATCGTGCGCGGTCCCTATCAGCGGGGCGTTCTCGGGTATGCCGTGTTCCTTTCCCATGCAGGGCAGGGATACATGTCCGCCGGAGTGGCGCTCGCCGTGCACTATGCCTTCGAAGTCATGGGACTGAACCGGTTGGAAGCCGATATCCAGCCGGATAACAAGACCTCCCTCGAACTGGTCCGCCGGCTCGGTTTCCGGAGGGAGGGCCTCTCGCCGGGCTTCATCAGGATCGCCGGGGTGTGGCGAGACCACGAGCGCTGGGCCATCACGTCGGACATGCCCCTGCCGTCCGTGCACGGGGGCGGAGGATGGGACGGAAACGGGGGCGGAGGCGCGGCGTGA
- a CDS encoding CAP domain-containing protein: MRQSTGIERDTELVLAARNGDPWARDQLITAHLPLIHTTVALAMNGRHGVEHVEHVVRETMLRALDGLDTLTDPGVFRPWLVAIAVDGIRRHRHAQPAGYAFGDVAAAPLPATGHAYEITEAARWLDPDDGELLALWWQECAGELTRYETAAALRWSAEETAARFEAVRARLEAARVVAGALAGNPTCHFLSHQAADWDGRPSAPWREHLAHHTLTCAHCAPRWSGLVPAEAVLAATPPGSSAQAGQAAGGPATPTTSPAYAPDRHGTPGVYATTYSDTDDDSASGSGPYRASEFGEFPEFSEAADTAVAADLTEPYLLAGSGSGLSEHARPHIPRHAPASSAPGRSGSRAALRRRRQTQERSRRRAVIAAGVVVMAVTGGAFSLYGGRGGDDELLEANRLTAPGLDLPLTQDPSTHSGSPSAAATSPTASPTASKSATARPSTSASPSARTTTAAPRPVRTTEPVQVKTTPPRTTAPTPGTRPTRPSTGNGTGNGTGTGSDGGSGTGTGAGPQNDQGKSSTADQVIALVNAERAKAGCGPLTANATLTRAAQGHSDDMAARDFFDHTNPDGDGPGERVTDAGYPWSTYGENIAMGQSSPESVMDSWMNSPGHRANILNCSFKEIGIGIHSEGGPYWTQVFGAR, translated from the coding sequence GTGCGGCAGAGCACAGGAATCGAGCGGGACACGGAGCTGGTCCTGGCGGCACGGAACGGTGACCCCTGGGCGCGAGACCAGCTGATCACCGCCCACCTGCCCCTGATCCACACCACCGTGGCGCTCGCCATGAACGGTCGTCACGGTGTCGAGCACGTCGAACACGTCGTACGGGAGACGATGCTGCGCGCCCTCGACGGGCTGGACACCCTGACCGACCCCGGCGTATTCCGGCCCTGGCTGGTCGCGATCGCCGTGGACGGGATCCGGCGGCACCGGCACGCACAGCCGGCCGGCTACGCGTTCGGGGACGTCGCGGCCGCCCCCCTGCCCGCGACGGGCCATGCGTACGAGATCACCGAGGCGGCCCGCTGGCTGGACCCGGACGACGGCGAGCTGCTGGCGTTGTGGTGGCAGGAGTGCGCGGGCGAACTGACCCGGTACGAGACGGCGGCCGCGTTGCGGTGGTCGGCCGAGGAGACGGCGGCTCGGTTCGAGGCGGTACGGGCACGACTCGAAGCCGCCCGGGTCGTCGCCGGCGCCCTGGCCGGGAACCCGACCTGCCACTTCCTCAGCCACCAGGCGGCGGACTGGGACGGCCGACCCTCCGCCCCGTGGCGCGAGCACCTGGCCCACCACACCCTCACGTGCGCGCACTGCGCACCGCGCTGGAGCGGACTGGTCCCGGCGGAGGCAGTCCTCGCGGCCACGCCGCCCGGGTCTTCGGCCCAGGCGGGCCAGGCCGCTGGGGGACCCGCGACGCCGACCACCTCCCCCGCGTACGCCCCCGACCGGCACGGCACCCCGGGCGTGTACGCAACCACCTACTCCGACACAGACGACGACTCCGCATCCGGCTCCGGCCCCTATCGCGCGTCGGAGTTCGGAGAGTTCCCCGAATTCTCCGAGGCCGCCGACACGGCCGTCGCGGCCGATCTGACGGAGCCGTACCTCCTGGCCGGATCCGGATCCGGACTCTCGGAGCACGCCCGCCCCCACATACCCCGGCACGCCCCCGCCTCCTCGGCGCCGGGGCGGAGTGGCTCGCGTGCGGCGCTTCGGCGCCGTCGCCAGACGCAGGAGCGGAGCCGGCGCAGGGCCGTCATCGCGGCCGGTGTCGTGGTCATGGCGGTCACGGGCGGGGCGTTCTCGCTGTACGGCGGGCGTGGCGGGGACGACGAGCTCCTCGAAGCGAACCGTCTGACGGCCCCGGGCCTGGACCTGCCCCTCACGCAGGATCCGTCCACCCACTCCGGGTCCCCGTCGGCGGCGGCGACGAGCCCCACCGCCTCGCCGACCGCGTCCAAGTCCGCCACCGCCCGTCCCTCCACGTCGGCGTCGCCCAGCGCGCGGACGACGACCGCGGCGCCCCGCCCGGTCCGTACCACCGAACCCGTCCAGGTGAAGACGACCCCGCCCCGCACCACGGCACCCACGCCCGGCACGAGGCCGACCCGCCCCAGCACGGGCAATGGCACGGGCAATGGCACGGGCACGGGTTCGGACGGCGGCAGCGGTACGGGTACGGGCGCAGGTCCGCAGAACGACCAGGGTAAGAGCTCGACAGCCGATCAGGTCATCGCCCTGGTCAACGCGGAGCGCGCCAAGGCGGGATGCGGCCCGCTGACCGCCAACGCGACCCTGACCAGGGCGGCTCAGGGCCACTCCGACGACATGGCCGCGCGCGACTTCTTCGACCACACCAATCCCGACGGCGACGGTCCGGGGGAGCGGGTGACGGACGCCGGATACCCGTGGTCGACCTACGGCGAGAACATCGCCATGGGCCAGAGCAGCCCGGAATCGGTCATGGACTCCTGGATGAACAGCCCGGGCCACCGTGCGAACATCCTCAACTGCTCCTTCAAGGAGATAGGCATCGGCATTCACTCCGAGGGCGGCCCCTACTGGACCCAGGTCTTCGGCGCCCGCTGA
- a CDS encoding PadR family transcriptional regulator: MTKELSTAGDQRRSQLLRGVLDLCLLSLIAERPRYGYEFVEALTASGLELVSEGSIYPLLARMERAGLVESFRAPSSSGGAPRKYYRLSGAGRAELDHGRAVWRGFTTQADRILVGAAGTKQPTETIETTETERPTGEPTP, translated from the coding sequence ATGACAAAGGAGCTGTCGACGGCCGGTGACCAACGGCGCAGCCAGCTTCTGCGCGGTGTGCTCGACCTGTGCCTGCTGTCCTTGATCGCCGAACGGCCGCGTTACGGCTACGAGTTCGTGGAAGCGCTCACGGCGAGCGGGCTTGAACTGGTGAGCGAGGGAAGCATCTATCCCCTCCTGGCCAGGATGGAGCGCGCGGGACTCGTGGAATCGTTCCGCGCCCCGTCGTCCAGTGGCGGGGCGCCGCGCAAGTACTACCGGCTGTCCGGGGCCGGACGGGCCGAACTGGACCACGGGCGGGCCGTGTGGCGGGGGTTCACCACCCAGGCCGACCGGATTCTCGTCGGCGCGGCCGGAACGAAGCAGCCCACCGAGACGATCGAGACGACCGAGACCGAACGACCCACGGGGGAACCGACACCATGA
- a CDS encoding diacylglycerol/lipid kinase family protein, which translates to MGQDGRGETRTTGSGADAGARLLARLAVLAAIGSLVVLVLAIGDGGLVVVGAGLLGLVVCAAGVWWFLAHRGVVRLFGALVAIAAPVGVVVLFARDGLWQTALVLVLCWGLAAAFARAALRRARPRRSKRAIASTRPQRPFLIMNPKSGGGKVGRFELVDRAEALGARVFVLDPSAPADVAELAREAVAEGADLLGVAGGDGTQALVAAIAAEHDLPFLVISAGTRNHFAMDLGLDRSDPARCLDALTDGEELRIDLGDVAGRAFVNTVSFGVYADVVQRPEYRDAKAGTALTLMPDLLVGEGMRRLDVRIDGTPLMSQQALLVSNNAYTSPDVLSGGARRPSLDDGELGVLGIRVEGAAEAADLAVRGSQSTGLTVTTARRVEVTSSATHRPDPDEPGPDASATDGSETDHAVTNAPDADDSGTDESGTDESGTHDSGTHEIPVAVDGEALRLPTPVVCTLRPGALRVLVPRDRPGVVVPAPPVDWRRLLDLAFGRSGHSSAVHRS; encoded by the coding sequence ATGGGCCAGGACGGCAGGGGTGAGACGCGGACGACGGGCTCCGGCGCGGATGCCGGCGCGCGGCTCCTCGCACGTCTGGCCGTGCTGGCGGCGATCGGCTCCCTGGTCGTGCTGGTGCTCGCGATCGGCGACGGCGGCCTCGTGGTCGTCGGGGCCGGACTGCTCGGGCTCGTCGTCTGTGCCGCGGGTGTGTGGTGGTTCCTGGCGCACCGCGGTGTGGTCCGCCTGTTCGGGGCCCTCGTCGCCATCGCCGCGCCGGTCGGCGTCGTGGTGCTCTTCGCGCGGGACGGTCTGTGGCAGACGGCGCTGGTGCTGGTCCTGTGCTGGGGCCTGGCGGCGGCCTTCGCCCGGGCCGCGCTGCGCAGGGCGCGTCCCCGACGGTCCAAACGGGCGATCGCCAGCACCCGACCCCAGCGGCCGTTCCTCATCATGAACCCGAAGTCGGGGGGCGGGAAGGTCGGCCGCTTCGAGCTGGTCGACCGGGCCGAGGCGCTGGGCGCCCGGGTGTTCGTACTCGATCCGTCCGCCCCCGCCGACGTCGCCGAGCTCGCTCGCGAGGCGGTGGCCGAGGGAGCGGACCTGCTCGGCGTCGCCGGTGGCGACGGCACCCAGGCCCTGGTCGCGGCGATCGCCGCCGAGCACGACCTGCCGTTCCTCGTCATCTCGGCCGGCACCCGCAACCACTTCGCCATGGACCTCGGGCTCGACCGGTCCGACCCGGCGCGCTGCCTCGACGCGCTGACGGACGGCGAGGAGCTCCGGATCGACCTCGGTGACGTCGCGGGCCGGGCCTTCGTCAACACCGTGTCCTTCGGCGTCTACGCCGATGTCGTACAGCGCCCCGAGTACCGCGACGCCAAGGCGGGCACGGCCCTGACCCTCATGCCGGACCTGCTCGTCGGCGAAGGGATGCGGAGGCTCGACGTGCGGATCGACGGTACGCCGCTGATGTCCCAGCAGGCGCTCCTGGTCAGCAACAACGCGTACACCTCGCCCGACGTGCTGAGCGGAGGCGCTCGCCGGCCCAGTCTCGACGACGGCGAGCTGGGTGTGCTGGGGATCCGGGTGGAGGGCGCTGCGGAGGCCGCGGATCTCGCCGTGCGCGGCTCGCAGTCCACCGGCCTGACCGTGACGACCGCCCGACGGGTCGAGGTGACCTCCTCCGCCACGCACCGACCCGACCCGGACGAACCCGGCCCGGACGCCTCCGCCACGGACGGATCCGAAACGGACCACGCCGTCACGAACGCCCCCGATGCGGACGACTCCGGTACGGATGAGTCCGGTACGGATGAGTCCGGTACGCACGACTCCGGTACGCACGAGATCCCCGTGGCGGTGGACGGCGAGGCGCTGCGCCTGCCCACGCCCGTCGTGTGCACCCTGCGCCCGGGGGCCCTGCGGGTCCTGGTGCCACGTGACCGTCCCGGCGTCGTGGTCCCCGCACCGCCCGTGGACTGGCGACGCCTCCTCGACCTCGCCTTCGGCCGTTCCGGACACAGCTCCGCGGTACATCGCAGCTGA
- a CDS encoding Gfo/Idh/MocA family protein, whose translation MTDLRLGVLGYGLRGSLARTAHRPGAGSRVTALAEHDARARAEAATAFPGARISTDHRDIVEDPDIDAVLVLTPDHTHADLACEALKAGKPVFVEKPLAVDIESCDAILRTAHETGTRLYVGHNMRHMPVVRLMRDVIERGEIGTVKTIWVRHFVGYGGDWYFKDWHAERRYTNGLLLQKAAHDIDVLHWLAGGYAEQVQALGDLMVYGDNPHRRAPGEPKPDDWYTKDGHWPPHTQRGLNPVIDVEDVSLVNMRLDNGVLAAYQQCHFTPDYWRNYTVIGDAGRLENFGDGPGGAVRVWNSRRSGYREEPDAEYPVPAAEDNAGHGGADPLLVDEFVRFARDGGRTDTSPVAARMSVAAGVRATESLRTGGAPRAVPALDPELIAYFARGQSR comes from the coding sequence ATGACCGACCTCCGCCTCGGTGTCCTCGGCTACGGACTGCGCGGCTCACTCGCCCGTACGGCCCACCGCCCCGGCGCCGGCTCACGGGTCACCGCCCTCGCGGAGCACGACGCACGGGCCCGGGCGGAGGCGGCCACGGCCTTCCCCGGCGCGCGGATCTCCACCGACCACCGCGACATCGTCGAGGACCCCGACATCGACGCCGTCCTCGTCCTCACCCCCGACCACACCCACGCCGACCTGGCCTGCGAAGCGCTGAAGGCGGGCAAGCCCGTCTTCGTCGAGAAGCCCCTCGCCGTCGACATCGAGAGCTGCGACGCCATTCTGCGCACCGCCCACGAGACGGGCACCCGCCTCTACGTCGGACACAACATGCGCCACATGCCCGTGGTCCGGCTGATGCGGGACGTCATCGAACGCGGCGAGATCGGCACGGTCAAGACGATCTGGGTCCGTCACTTCGTCGGCTACGGCGGTGACTGGTACTTCAAGGACTGGCACGCCGAACGGCGGTACACGAACGGGCTGCTGCTCCAGAAGGCCGCCCACGACATCGACGTCCTCCACTGGCTCGCCGGCGGGTACGCGGAGCAGGTGCAGGCGCTGGGCGACCTCATGGTCTACGGCGACAACCCGCACCGCCGGGCCCCCGGCGAACCCAAGCCCGACGACTGGTACACGAAGGACGGCCACTGGCCGCCGCACACCCAGCGCGGCCTCAACCCGGTGATCGACGTCGAGGACGTGTCCCTGGTCAACATGCGCCTGGACAACGGCGTCCTCGCCGCCTACCAGCAGTGCCACTTCACCCCCGACTACTGGCGCAACTACACGGTCATCGGTGATGCGGGGCGGCTGGAGAACTTCGGGGACGGTCCGGGCGGGGCGGTCCGGGTGTGGAACTCCCGCCGTTCGGGCTACCGGGAGGAGCCGGACGCCGAGTATCCCGTACCGGCGGCGGAGGACAACGCCGGGCACGGCGGCGCGGACCCCCTCCTCGTCGACGAGTTCGTCCGATTCGCCCGCGACGGCGGCCGCACCGACACCTCACCGGTGGCCGCCAGGATGTCCGTGGCGGCCGGTGTCCGAGCGACCGAGTCCCTGCGTACGGGAGGCGCGCCCCGAGCGGTCCCGGCCCTCGACCCCGAACTGATCGCGTACTTCGCCCGCGGCCAGAGCCGCTGA
- a CDS encoding right-handed parallel beta-helix repeat-containing protein, producing the protein MRRIRVLAALTALAAGLLASGQPASATGGTTPRILHAAPDGSGTRCTTGHPCSLTGARDAARRIEGRDIRIELDDGTYVLTRPLILGEEDSGRGGHTVTWTAADGADPVLSGGRTLNGWTENPDGTWTTGVPDGVTPRQMFVDGVRAVRARGGSCPASVCDATKTAMTGAVATGIAHWARPTDVEAVISVRWRNYHCRITGVDGDLLTFAQPCWSNSASGTDRTGPAWDTTTVDSTRYTKVAHFENANELLDEPGEFVWNSTLRTITYLPRGGEDMRRARAVTPATEQLLVLDGAHDVRIERLALRYAAWDQPNTGDGYAGTQAGLTLTGATGPVDHAGRHYTKPAAALTVRGGRGVVVDHVDFSRLGGAGLVLEGGTKDSTVTRSRFTDLSSGAVYVGDTEPLPDTERAGERNTLSYNTIRRTGVEYTDSVGIWAGYEAELTVDHNTLADLPYSGISVGWGWNQPEARTSVLRDNRITANRITDVMRVTDDQHDGGAVYTQGAQPGTIVSGNYINRSAYGNTERDGNGIYLDEQSSHIRVEGNVITRVGYKWVSNWADYGIDNHATGNWTDTAAPALTGTGSTTTDNHTSLDRLPAEALKVAGAAGADGRGTVERLRPDLARSATVTQSSTDGAAIAAYAVDGDTTTDTRTLSEPGAWWQADLGAVRHVGQVELWNNTSMTTADVDVQLAASPDFSDATTVHVTGKALRPTLLTTDTEARYLRIVHRGTGRVALAHVLIHP; encoded by the coding sequence ATGAGGCGGATCCGTGTCCTGGCCGCCCTGACAGCCCTGGCCGCGGGCCTTCTCGCGAGCGGGCAGCCGGCGTCGGCCACCGGCGGGACGACGCCCAGGATCCTGCATGCCGCACCCGACGGCTCGGGAACGCGGTGCACCACCGGCCACCCCTGCTCCCTCACCGGCGCACGGGACGCGGCACGCCGGATCGAAGGCCGGGACATACGCATCGAACTCGACGACGGCACCTACGTGTTGACCCGGCCGCTGATCCTGGGGGAGGAGGACTCCGGCCGCGGGGGCCACACCGTCACCTGGACCGCCGCGGACGGCGCCGACCCGGTCCTCTCCGGCGGACGCACCCTGAACGGCTGGACCGAGAACCCCGACGGCACCTGGACCACCGGCGTCCCCGACGGCGTCACCCCGCGCCAGATGTTCGTCGACGGAGTCCGGGCCGTCCGCGCGAGGGGCGGATCCTGTCCGGCCTCCGTCTGCGACGCGACGAAGACGGCCATGACCGGCGCCGTGGCCACCGGTATCGCGCACTGGGCCCGGCCCACCGACGTCGAGGCCGTCATCAGCGTCCGCTGGCGCAACTACCACTGCCGCATCACCGGCGTCGACGGCGACCTGCTGACCTTCGCCCAGCCGTGCTGGTCGAACTCCGCCTCCGGAACGGACCGTACGGGGCCGGCCTGGGACACGACGACCGTGGACTCCACCCGCTACACGAAAGTGGCCCACTTCGAGAACGCGAACGAACTCCTCGACGAGCCAGGCGAGTTCGTCTGGAACTCCACGCTGCGGACGATCACGTACCTCCCCCGTGGCGGCGAGGACATGCGCCGCGCGCGGGCCGTCACGCCCGCCACCGAGCAGCTGCTCGTCCTCGACGGCGCCCACGACGTGCGCATCGAGCGCCTCGCCCTGCGGTACGCGGCCTGGGACCAGCCGAACACCGGCGACGGGTACGCCGGTACGCAGGCCGGACTCACCCTCACCGGAGCCACCGGCCCCGTGGACCACGCGGGCCGCCACTACACCAAGCCCGCCGCCGCCCTCACCGTACGCGGAGGCCGTGGCGTCGTCGTCGACCACGTGGACTTCAGCCGACTCGGCGGCGCCGGGCTCGTCCTGGAGGGCGGCACCAAGGACTCCACGGTCACCCGCTCCCGCTTCACCGACCTGTCCTCCGGCGCCGTCTACGTCGGCGACACGGAACCCCTGCCCGACACCGAGCGCGCGGGCGAGCGGAACACCCTCTCGTACAACACGATCCGGCGCACGGGCGTCGAGTACACCGACTCCGTCGGCATCTGGGCGGGATACGAGGCCGAACTCACCGTCGACCACAACACCCTCGCGGACCTGCCGTACTCCGGCATCTCGGTCGGCTGGGGATGGAACCAGCCGGAGGCCCGCACCTCCGTCCTCCGCGACAACCGGATCACCGCGAACCGCATCACCGACGTCATGCGGGTGACGGACGACCAGCACGACGGCGGCGCCGTCTACACCCAGGGCGCCCAGCCGGGCACGATCGTCTCCGGCAACTACATCAACCGCAGCGCCTACGGAAACACCGAGCGTGACGGGAACGGCATCTACCTCGACGAACAGTCCAGCCACATCCGCGTGGAGGGCAACGTGATCACCCGCGTCGGCTACAAATGGGTCTCCAACTGGGCCGACTACGGCATCGACAACCACGCCACGGGCAACTGGACCGACACCGCCGCACCCGCCCTCACCGGCACCGGCTCGACGACGACCGACAACCACACCTCGCTCGACCGGCTCCCCGCCGAGGCCCTGAAAGTGGCCGGCGCGGCGGGCGCGGACGGCCGGGGGACCGTCGAACGACTCCGCCCCGACCTGGCCCGGTCGGCCACGGTGACCCAGTCCTCGACCGACGGCGCCGCCATCGCCGCGTACGCCGTCGACGGCGACACCACCACCGACACCCGCACCCTCTCCGAGCCGGGCGCCTGGTGGCAGGCCGACCTCGGAGCCGTACGGCACGTCGGCCAGGTCGAACTGTGGAACAACACCTCCATGACGACGGCGGACGTCGACGTCCAGCTCGCCGCGTCACCCGACTTCAGCGACGCGACGACGGTGCACGTCACCGGGAAAGCGCTCCGGCCCACCCTGCTGACCACCGACACGGAAGCCCGCTACCTGAGGATCGTGCACCGTGGCACGGGCCGTGTGGCCCTCGCCCACGTCCTGATCCATCCGTGA